The Hippoglossus hippoglossus isolate fHipHip1 chromosome 21, fHipHip1.pri, whole genome shotgun sequence genomic sequence CGAAGTCCTGAAGGTCCAGTCCACCGTCACTCATCTCAAACAAAAGTCAGATACCGAGCCATTTTTTTCATTACATCTTTATTAATGTTTACATTATGTACAATAATAAGTTATATATACAGTTATACTTTGGTTCTGTGATggctttgcatgtgtgtttctacaTGTTCTACTATTATGTGTGTGCTACTGAGGTAAGAAATCCAAGTTTGGTTTCTGTATATCAGCATAATATACTGTGTGTAAGACAAGATTTTGCGTGCCTGGAATCAGGGCTTGGAtccatttcatttcaattcagtCCAGcaattatattatttacaaagttcaacatcataaaacatgataaaaataaCTAGTTAAACATGTTTCGATTTGAACTGGATCGGATGAAGACGGCCCTGCTCTGAAAAAGCTGTTATATTTATCGTGAGCTTTTTCTTTGCCTCGACAAGAGATTTTACAAAGGAAATAAACTATGAATAGATGCTTGATGAACATAGCACATTAATTTAAGTACCGGGGTCCAGCCCCAGAGTTtgcagtataaaaaaaaaaaaaaaagcagtaacAAAGAGAACTTGACAGCAGGTGATGTGTTTGATTCTGTGCAGATCAGTCATGGGACATTATGCTGACAACATCAGACATTAGATAAAGATCAGTCCGATTCCCAAGAAATGAGATCAAAGTCAGTCTTGGCATTGCTTGTTTGAGCTGAGTTTTGGAGCCTCACCACCACAGAAAGCCGGACGTTGACCAGCATCTTATCTGTCGGCTCTAATCTGTTATTAATGAAGTGCATCGAACGTGACACTCTTCGTAAAGTTTAACCTGATGCTGTTCGGAGCCCCCCCCTAGTCTCTGTGCATAACAACCGTAAACCGGCTTCGGCTACTTTTCAGAAGTGGACAACCCACACAACTGCACATTGTTCTCATTTGCTATATTGGTCCCATAGGGTAGAGGAGAGCTTAAATCCTGTCTGAGCATGACTGAGCCGGCCACAAAAAGCTGAGCGAGATCAGACGTTGCAGGACAACCGTAGCGCTGCTTCCACCATGGCCGGCTGCGTTCTCGCACTGCTCGCAGCGCAGATTCCCCCGGAGGCAGTTAGTCATGCCTGTTGCTGTGGCATCTCTATTTTTTAATGCACACTTTTTTATAGCTTTTCCACTGGGCTTTCAGTGGTTAAGTGGCCCTAAATGCTTAATTGGGTGATGGAAATCACAGGCACTTTGCACCCGCTCTGTAAACCACAACACTTCAGCCTATTAGGGGCCCGGCAAGCCACACGCCAAATAATTAGGACTGGCGGCAGCGCTAGACCGCAGCGCTGGGGTGAAAGGGGAAAGGGGGAGGATAGACTGGAAGAATTActggggggtgaggggggtcACAGCCTGGATCACGGCATAGGAAGTAGCTGTAGCAAGAGTGTGATTTATATACTTCgcacaagcagcagagaaaTTCTGTGAATTGTGTAGCATGGACTCTCAAAAGAGCAAATTTAAGATAATCAAATCTTCAGATAATTCTGTAAAATCCCAGACTCCACTCTTGACTATAGTTGTGTATCTTTTTTAATACTGCTTAcgaaatattgttttttttggtgttgCATCCAGCGCACAGTTAAACCAACTATTTTCTTGGaatttgagaaagaaaaaaaaaatctaaaaggaATCGTGATTGTTTTGTTCTGGCAAAGCAGAAAATATCTAAACAACCAAACGAGAATAATCTGAACTCGAGCAATcgttcattttctttctttctcaaactctgTAAAAGTTTAGAAAGATGGGAGTTAAGGAAACAATTTCACATTGCTAGCTTtcttgaaagagagagaaccaCGATGGGCGAATAAGAACTGTGCCTGCAAAGGTCCACTGACATTCTTCATGTGATGGGTGTAATATGTTTGCTGTATATGTGCTGTCCTCCGAGTCAGAGCAGTATCTGTCCCTACTGAAATGTATACTGTAAGGCATCCCAGTCTCTTAAGTCTCTGCTCCACCACATGTCTAGACACTGGCGCAGCGTTGGGAGGGTGACGGGTACTGGGATTGACACACCAGTTGGCTGTGAAAACTGCTGATGCCTTGCCTCCCGTTGACCACCGTCATCTCGCCGCCGCCCAGCACGTCCGAGCAGAGCGACTCCACGGCGTCCAGCCTCTCGATCTGCACCAGGCGGGTCAGGAGGTCAGGGATGCTGTAGCCCGCCGTGCTCACCCTCTCGAAGAGCTGCAGGCCGTCGCTCATGCCGCCGATCTCGTCGCGCTTCAGGCCGAAGCTCTCGGCCAGGTGCCTCCACGTCTTTACCACGGCCGCCTCGCTGCTGTAGGAGGAGCTCAGCATGCGGCTGGTCTTCTCCAGACAGTCGAAGGGAAGCTCTGTGGGGCTCAGGCCTGGAGAGGGACAGGAGGGTTAGAACAGCGTTGCATATCAAAAAATTGGAATATCGTGAAAAAGTTCCTAATCTTTTGACAGTTATGACAGAATATGAAAATTTTATATATCCTAGACTCATTACACTTAAACTAAAATATTtcaagcattttttaaatttaaaattaagcTTCGAGTAACTTAATATTCATTCATAATAAATACCGTGTATCTCTCAGTCTAGTTCATTATATGCAACCACAATCATGGGGAAGACTGGACCATGGCACAGTGGTCGGTAGTCCTCTTTTCAGATTCGTTATCGCATTGATGCAATAATTTGTGCTGAAGGAGCCCCGACCAAGTATTGAgctatattatatattatatattatatattatatatatcattttttgACTGATCTTAGGAAAAATGTAAGATTTTCACGAGCAAGCCGTTTGGTAAAGATGTCTAACAAACACATCTTTAATCATTGGGGggagttgttttttcttcaccaCAAATGTGAACTCTTATTTTAAACATCTTTCAGATGCAGTTTGATGCAATTTTCTTTGAAAATTACACTTAAATGCAGTTCATAGAAAGTTAAAGTCAAAGTTAAACTCCTCCACAGTATTGAGAGAAATCCAGCCTTACCCTCTGTCACATTGCAGGCTCTGGCGTATagatccaggatctttttcCTTCGACTCTGTAGCATctgtgagaaaaaacaaaatcactttGTGATTTCCAGATGATACTGAACTGGAGATCTGTTCATAAtcatatttttgtgttgttaaatgGTCCTTCTTCCTTACCCCTggggttttattgttgttattgatcGCATTCATGTTGCTGATGTGGTTATTGCTGGCGATGTGGTTGACGTTGCCGACGTGGTTGGGACTCGTGGCGTTGTTGGCCTGGCCGGACATGATGGTGGGGGACCCATTGCAGGTGTGGTCGCTCTCGTGCAGCcccagagagaggaggcagaggtcGGGCTTGTTGCCCAGGTTGACCAGGCACGGGTTGGTGTTGTTGGTGTCGGCTGATCCCTGTTTGTCGGACGCAGCCTCCTCGTCGCTGTCGATGCTGCGGCTTAGCAGCTGCTCGTTCTCTGATGACGCATCATTTTCACTGCACAGACAAAGACACTCATTGGAACACATGTGCAACACATTCTCTGGTATTACATAAAACTCAGAGACCAGACACACAGTTAAAATGTGAATATGGTCTCCTGCCTGTAATTCTCTTGAGCTCCTACATTCTTACCACTATAGGCAGgtaatgttttttacattcaaCTCTTACACAACTAACAATTAAATGCAATACATGAGTTGTatatcttgtgttttgttttttaagcttTATTAGTAGGCTACTCTGCAATTTAGGGTTcactttcacattaaaagcccattcatttaaaacatgcCTGCGGTAGCCTTCAGgtaacacaaatgtaaaatgcCTTCTCTAGgtttctatacattttaaatgaaatcagtAACAAGAGGGGaattggtccactgatccaatcagagcagtcaGGTAAGATTAGACGCCGCCTCTTGCAGCCATGACTCAGATATAATGAGGCAGTTAACCTTTACACTCAGAAGTACTTTTACCTTTTAAtactatttaaaaacaaagtacCAATTAACTTTTaatcaagtagaaaagttaatgagGTACTTCCACCACCGCTGTCTGTGGGAGAGGACCCACTTCCAATGTAgatataaaagaataatttgaaggtaatgaaaacacaatgattctTTATTTGAGGAGAttatacactgaaaaaaatattattaatattatatttcatttctatCAATGGATCCCCCTAAATCCACTGGACCTTTATACAAATCTCTTTTTACAGTCCTCAttagacataaaaaaaaccgTACTGTCTGGAAAGTAACACACAAGTTATCAAACTgcacaataaaatgtgttggaGCTTATTTTCATTGCAAAGACATGACGATATTTTGTCATGAAAAAAAGCTCAATTACTTTAGATAAATTGCTATTATACTCAGAAGTAAGATTACTTTTTAAGTTCGGATTTGCCCTCAATCATATCAATGAATATGCACCCCTCGGAGTTATTGGCAGAGTATATAGTTTTGCTGCTCTACTATATAATCAAAGGTGCAAGTgacagccaacacacacagaatgactCATGATCTTTGCAGAATCAATGGGAACTTTGACCAATGAAAACGTCTCGTGGAAGAatgatgttgttgttgccaTAGCCGCGGATGTTTCGGAGCTGTTCCCCGTGATTGACTGAAATAGCGCTGCGATTTTACAACATGATACCGTATAATATCATTTTATTACCCATCATCTCCCTCCCTGCGCCTGCTCTGGGTTTTTCTCGCAAAAGCACCTTGTTGACAGAGAATGCCATTGTTTCACAGTCCCATGCTCTTtttcctcaacacacacacacacacacaaaatgccaTTGTTTCCTGGAAATCTAACACCCACCGCTGGCAGTTACAGCAGTGAGTTAGCACATCCTTTGGCATGATGCTATACCACACTATtaatggaggtgtgtgtgtgtgtgtgtgtgtgtgt encodes the following:
- the edar gene encoding tumor necrosis factor receptor superfamily member EDAR isoform X2 yields the protein MSERRGQKKSIFLSLLVCCMFASAEYSTCGEYEFFNQTSNSCQACPQCQPGQEPHMTCGYGVKDEDFACVPCPHGKYSKGKYEICRRHKDCDALYKATVRAAGTPDSDAECGPCLPGYYMLENRPRNLYGMVCHSCQNAPRNTKECKQSSKPKEKPPIDPGSTTVFPHPDKACCSGQVVKAVEAQTIKQEDKKDVPDKVVIYSEKDEFDKLKVPPQKTVKSENDASSENEQLLSRSIDSDEEAASDKQGSADTNNTNPCLVNLGNKPDLCLLSLGLHESDHTCNGSPTIMSGQANNATSPNHVGNVNHIASNNHISNMNAINNNNKTPGMLQSRRKKILDLYARACNVTEGLSPTELPFDCLEKTSRMLSSSYSSEAAVVKTWRHLAESFGLKRDEIGGMSDGLQLFERVSTAGYSIPDLLTRLVQIERLDAVESLCSDVLGGGEMTVVNGRQGISSFHSQLVCQSQYPSPSQRCASV